Proteins co-encoded in one Saprospira grandis genomic window:
- a CDS encoding DUF3467 domain-containing protein, whose product MQNQDKQELNIQISEEVADGIYSNLAIISHSPDEVVLDFVRLVPNIDHARVKSRVLMSPHHAKRLLAALSDNLQRYEQEFGPIQDPRNSSRNSSLSYSGPKGQA is encoded by the coding sequence ATGCAAAACCAAGATAAACAAGAACTTAATATTCAGATTTCTGAAGAAGTAGCCGATGGCATTTATTCTAACTTGGCCATCATCAGTCATTCTCCGGATGAGGTGGTTTTAGATTTTGTTCGTTTGGTCCCTAACATTGATCATGCTCGGGTAAAGTCTAGAGTATTAATGAGTCCACATCATGCCAAGCGTTTATTGGCGGCTTTATCGGATAATTTGCAGCGTTATGAGCAAGAGTTTGGTCCGATTCAAGACCCTAGAAACAGCAGCCGCAATAGCAGTTTGTCTTATTCTGGACCTAAGGGGCAAGCTTAA
- a CDS encoding DUF1573 domain-containing protein, with the protein MRIFTVIISFFFLLSCSSSPEVVADQPAPEPVEKEEVAAPPVAEPKPVVAIDSSGPKRAKKPSLRPAFPQFDSLAHDFGEVIQDSVLRHRFHFENTGERPLEIESVQGSCGCIQGSQPFLPIGPGEKSYIDLRFDSRGRQGAEYKYLLVNWKGNEEPLKLEVRAKVLLKEKK; encoded by the coding sequence ATGCGTATATTTACAGTTATTATTTCATTCTTTTTTTTGCTGAGTTGTTCATCTTCCCCAGAAGTTGTGGCTGATCAGCCTGCGCCAGAGCCTGTAGAAAAAGAGGAGGTTGCGGCTCCGCCTGTAGCTGAGCCCAAGCCAGTAGTGGCCATAGACAGCAGTGGGCCCAAGCGGGCCAAAAAGCCCAGTTTGCGGCCAGCTTTTCCTCAATTTGATAGTTTGGCCCATGACTTTGGGGAGGTTATTCAGGATTCGGTGCTTCGGCATCGCTTTCATTTTGAGAATACTGGAGAGCGGCCTTTAGAGATAGAATCCGTGCAGGGAAGTTGTGGTTGCATACAGGGCAGCCAGCCATTTTTGCCCATTGGGCCGGGAGAAAAAAGTTATATTGATCTCCGTTTTGATAGTCGGGGACGGCAGGGGGCTGAGTACAAATACCTTTTGGTGAATTGGAAGGGCAATGAGGAGCCATTGAAGCTAGAAGTCCGGGCAAAAGTCTTGTTAAAAGAGAAAAAATAG
- a CDS encoding CAP domain-containing protein gives MQFQIFFILLTLLSMAALRLEAQSFKGLPQGNERIASSNKSEEQKLLELVNELRQTRGLAALSWSKELSWAARYHAKDMIIDGYFEHGLYDRKGRKLKKVADTFEKIKPFCQTELFPMAENIAVGTATAAAVFELWYNSPGHLKNMLDPDARFMGAGFVADEDSEWGYYWAQIFGQ, from the coding sequence ATGCAATTTCAAATCTTCTTTATCCTATTGACTTTGCTCTCTATGGCGGCCCTTCGCCTAGAGGCGCAGAGTTTTAAGGGCTTGCCGCAGGGCAATGAACGCATCGCATCTTCTAATAAGAGTGAGGAGCAAAAGTTGCTAGAACTCGTTAATGAACTTCGACAAACTAGGGGGCTGGCAGCCCTCAGCTGGTCTAAGGAACTCAGTTGGGCAGCAAGATATCATGCCAAAGATATGATAATAGACGGATATTTTGAACATGGGCTCTATGACCGCAAAGGCCGAAAACTAAAAAAAGTGGCCGATACCTTTGAAAAAATTAAGCCCTTTTGCCAAACGGAGCTTTTCCCTATGGCCGAAAATATTGCGGTGGGCACGGCCACAGCCGCCGCCGTTTTTGAGCTCTGGTATAACAGCCCTGGCCATCTTAAAAATATGCTGGACCCCGATGCCCGCTTTATGGGCGCAGGTTTTGTTGCCGATGAAGATAGCGAATGGGGCTATTATTGGGCGCAGATTTTTGGCCAATAA
- a CDS encoding T9SS type A sorting domain-containing protein, with translation MRSLAKAENEAQKLDVKMTMAEGPVNDIFAFSLESTTEENLTFEMYDEEGFELAANNSIEVTEGKNYKAIKVSSLKEGTYYFKLKNQAGAELNQMFSIERE, from the coding sequence ATGCGCTCTTTGGCCAAAGCCGAAAATGAAGCACAGAAACTAGACGTTAAAATGACTATGGCCGAAGGTCCCGTAAATGATATTTTTGCCTTCTCCCTAGAATCAACTACCGAAGAAAATCTAACCTTTGAAATGTATGATGAGGAAGGATTTGAATTGGCCGCCAATAATAGCATTGAAGTAACTGAAGGCAAAAACTATAAAGCCATCAAAGTAAGTAGCCTCAAAGAAGGAACTTATTACTTCAAACTGAAAAACCAAGCCGGCGCCGAGCTAAACCAAATGTTTTCTATTGAAAGAGAGTAG
- a CDS encoding Hsp20/alpha crystallin family protein has product MKNAKANHFFGFPFNEFGKELEQLLKQEPLQQFFGQDQAHQQPMLNVFETEAGLLLELAAPGFQKEDFKLELEKDLLHISANRNVKELPENVKVRRREFAFTTFERKLRLSNKYDLESITASYENGILQLEVPKKQEPKKEKISIQVQ; this is encoded by the coding sequence ATGAAAAACGCAAAAGCAAATCACTTCTTTGGTTTCCCCTTCAATGAATTTGGTAAAGAGCTAGAGCAACTGCTCAAGCAAGAACCCCTACAACAGTTTTTTGGTCAAGACCAAGCCCATCAGCAACCTATGCTCAATGTTTTTGAGACAGAAGCTGGCCTTTTGCTAGAACTAGCGGCTCCAGGCTTCCAAAAAGAAGATTTTAAATTGGAGCTAGAGAAGGACCTTCTGCATATCTCAGCCAATAGAAATGTTAAGGAACTGCCTGAAAATGTTAAAGTTAGACGAAGAGAGTTTGCCTTTACAACCTTTGAGCGCAAGCTCCGTTTATCTAATAAATACGACTTAGAAAGTATTACTGCTAGCTATGAAAATGGCATTCTCCAACTAGAGGTTCCTAAAAAGCAGGAGCCTAAAAAAGAGAAAATCAGTATTCAGGTTCAGTAA
- a CDS encoding DNA polymerase III subunit gamma/tau produces MSNFVVSARKYRPIRFDSVVGQQHVSNTLKNAIRSEHLAQAFLFCGPRGVGKTTCARILAKLLNCENPTSDTEPCDECPSCTAFRENASLNIHELDAASNNSVEHIRSLIEQVRFAPQKGRYKIYIIDEVHMLSQAAFNAFLKTLEEPPSYAIFILATTEKHKIIPTILSRCQIFDFNRIQVADMRAHLAKICQEEGIEAEEEALNMIAQKADGALRDALSIFDRMVSFSGSHIRYEDVIENLNILDYDYYFQIIDAILAEDMQQLLLIFDQIQRKGFDGDIFLDGLSLHLRNLLMAQDASTLGLLDLSEKLRQRYQQQAQLAPKDILVSALSLSAACDVNYKMARNKRLHVEMALIKMAHIRRAIQPKTLAPQQVVQYVQTVESRPTEVVQEGAAPSKKQEEPKETTSPKVVATKEEPKEAAPKLEKKPKKSLKERLKKKKETAIDALKAEIQAEEERKKQIVHKSWEEKAVLALWEAYAQKMESPSMQALLRSAKLTVLPKEEQALGLVVSSQRVKDAIGDEQALLNQLREEFGLPKLQYKFTIEEPKEEDIPKPKHRPTTDREKYVHFLKQNGLLKDFQKRFELFPPKKR; encoded by the coding sequence ATGAGTAATTTCGTCGTTTCCGCCCGCAAATATCGTCCCATCCGCTTTGATTCGGTGGTGGGTCAACAACATGTTTCTAATACCCTCAAAAATGCCATCCGCTCAGAGCATTTGGCCCAAGCTTTTTTGTTTTGTGGCCCTAGAGGGGTGGGCAAAACGACCTGCGCCCGTATCTTGGCCAAATTACTCAATTGTGAAAATCCCACCTCAGATACCGAGCCCTGCGATGAATGCCCTTCTTGCACAGCCTTTAGAGAAAATGCTTCACTCAATATTCATGAGCTAGATGCCGCCTCCAATAACTCGGTAGAGCATATCCGCTCTTTGATTGAACAAGTGCGTTTTGCTCCTCAAAAGGGCCGCTACAAAATCTATATTATTGATGAGGTGCATATGCTTTCTCAGGCGGCCTTTAATGCTTTTCTAAAAACTTTGGAGGAACCGCCCTCTTATGCCATTTTCATTTTGGCCACTACCGAGAAGCATAAAATTATTCCCACTATTCTCTCTCGCTGTCAAATTTTTGACTTTAATCGAATTCAGGTAGCCGATATGCGAGCGCATTTGGCCAAAATTTGCCAAGAAGAGGGCATTGAGGCCGAAGAAGAGGCCCTCAATATGATTGCCCAAAAGGCCGATGGCGCTCTGCGAGATGCCCTTTCTATTTTTGACCGCATGGTCAGTTTTTCAGGCAGCCATATCCGCTATGAGGATGTCATTGAAAACCTGAATATTTTAGATTACGATTATTACTTTCAGATTATTGATGCCATCTTGGCGGAGGATATGCAGCAATTGCTCCTCATCTTTGACCAAATTCAGCGAAAGGGATTTGATGGCGATATTTTCTTAGATGGCCTTTCTTTGCATTTGCGCAATTTGCTAATGGCCCAAGATGCTAGCACCCTTGGCCTTTTGGACCTTAGTGAAAAGCTGCGCCAACGCTATCAGCAACAGGCCCAATTGGCGCCCAAAGATATTTTGGTTTCGGCCCTGAGCCTGAGCGCCGCCTGCGATGTGAATTATAAAATGGCCAGAAATAAGCGCCTACATGTAGAAATGGCTCTGATTAAAATGGCCCATATCCGCAGGGCGATACAGCCCAAAACTTTGGCTCCACAGCAAGTTGTACAGTATGTGCAAACCGTAGAAAGTAGGCCGACGGAAGTGGTCCAAGAAGGCGCTGCCCCCAGCAAAAAACAAGAAGAACCCAAAGAAACAACTAGCCCTAAAGTAGTTGCAACCAAAGAAGAGCCCAAGGAGGCAGCGCCAAAACTGGAAAAAAAGCCTAAAAAGAGTTTAAAGGAGCGCCTCAAAAAGAAAAAAGAAACGGCCATAGATGCCCTTAAGGCCGAAATTCAGGCGGAAGAAGAGCGCAAAAAGCAAATTGTACACAAAAGCTGGGAAGAAAAGGCTGTTTTGGCCCTTTGGGAAGCCTATGCCCAAAAAATGGAGTCGCCTTCTATGCAAGCCCTGCTGCGATCGGCTAAATTGACGGTTTTGCCCAAAGAAGAACAGGCCCTAGGATTAGTGGTGAGTAGCCAAAGAGTAAAAGACGCTATTGGCGATGAACAGGCCCTGCTCAATCAGTTGCGAGAAGAATTTGGTCTGCCCAAATTACAGTACAAATTTACGATAGAGGAACCCAAGGAAGAAGATATCCCCAAGCCAAAACATCGGCCGACAACCGACCGAGAGAAGTATGTCCACTTTTTGAAGCAAAATGGCTTATTGAAAGATTTTCAGAAGCGCTTTGAGCTTTTTCCGCCCAAAAAGCGCTAG
- a CDS encoding carboxy terminal-processing peptidase — MIRKLLLITAACSLLIAFRWQQGQDNQPQISGDLSNREELLLEVVLQSMRYNHYAPEAINDEFSEKVYTLYLKRMDLNKRFFLADDVKKFEDFKFKLDDAAQAGDFSFFNLVNNTFDERIKQVEGYYEDILAQPFRFMDGEKLEFLKDPEELKARWYDYLKLQVLGRVHDRLERQEKAQEKGEEVDSIKTFEEIEKEEREKLLKSYREWSENIKKDSRDDRIANYVNAFANAHEPHSGYFPPLEKENFNIRMSGKLEGIGAQLRQEDGYIKVVNIVPGSASWKQGELEVNDKIIKVAQGNEEAVNVVDMRIDDVLPMIRGKKGTEVRLTVKKTSGETKVIPIIRDVVVLEESYAKSAIVEHKKAGVKMGLIDLRSFYADFQDPNGRRCATDVEAEVRKLLQENIDGIVIDLRFNGGGSLSDVVKMTGLFIDRGPVVQVKSRDNRPYVLEDKEAGALYKGPLIILVNAYSASASEIMAAALQDYGRAIIVGTSPSTFGKGTVQRFMDLDAVVPPRYKDLGALGSLKITIQKFYRINGGSTQLKGVEPDIVLPGSYSYLKVGEKDEDYPMAWSEIDPANYHKKKMKALPKLQSKSAKRQAKSKTFQLLEEHGKWLEKQQSETVYPLQLEDYEAHQAKTDKEAEQYKDMMPKIEDFSIYNLKADKEQIALDSVKAKSFEKWHAGLEKDAYLEEVAFILKDYMKLKK, encoded by the coding sequence ATGATCCGTAAACTCCTCTTAATTACTGCCGCTTGTAGCCTACTTATTGCCTTCCGCTGGCAGCAAGGGCAAGATAATCAACCCCAAATTAGTGGCGACCTCTCTAACCGAGAAGAATTGCTGCTCGAAGTGGTGCTCCAAAGTATGCGCTACAACCATTATGCGCCAGAAGCCATCAATGATGAGTTTTCTGAAAAGGTCTATACCCTTTACCTCAAGCGGATGGATCTCAATAAGCGCTTTTTCTTGGCCGATGATGTCAAAAAGTTTGAAGACTTTAAATTTAAACTCGATGATGCCGCCCAAGCTGGCGATTTTAGCTTTTTTAATCTGGTCAATAATACCTTTGACGAAAGAATTAAGCAGGTAGAAGGCTATTATGAAGACATTTTGGCCCAACCCTTTCGCTTTATGGATGGCGAAAAATTAGAGTTCCTTAAGGATCCCGAAGAACTAAAAGCCCGCTGGTACGATTACCTCAAATTACAGGTCCTTGGCCGTGTGCATGACCGCCTCGAGCGACAAGAAAAAGCTCAAGAAAAAGGCGAGGAAGTCGATAGCATCAAAACCTTTGAGGAAATAGAAAAAGAGGAGCGCGAAAAGCTGCTCAAAAGCTACCGAGAATGGTCAGAAAATATCAAGAAAGATAGCCGTGACGACCGTATTGCCAATTATGTCAATGCCTTTGCCAATGCCCACGAACCACACTCTGGCTATTTTCCCCCACTCGAAAAAGAGAACTTTAATATCCGTATGTCGGGCAAATTAGAGGGAATCGGTGCCCAACTTCGCCAAGAAGATGGCTACATTAAGGTGGTGAATATTGTGCCCGGCTCAGCCTCTTGGAAACAGGGCGAGCTAGAGGTGAATGACAAAATTATTAAGGTGGCCCAAGGCAATGAAGAGGCCGTCAATGTAGTCGATATGCGCATTGATGACGTTTTGCCCATGATCCGAGGCAAAAAAGGCACCGAGGTGCGCCTAACGGTCAAGAAAACAAGTGGCGAAACTAAGGTGATTCCAATCATCCGTGATGTGGTGGTCCTAGAAGAAAGTTACGCCAAATCGGCTATCGTAGAACACAAAAAGGCCGGCGTGAAAATGGGCCTTATTGATCTGCGTAGCTTTTATGCAGATTTCCAAGATCCTAATGGCCGCCGTTGCGCCACAGATGTAGAAGCGGAGGTACGCAAATTACTCCAAGAAAATATTGATGGTATCGTTATCGACCTGCGCTTTAATGGCGGCGGATCGCTCTCTGATGTGGTCAAAATGACCGGCCTATTTATTGACCGTGGCCCCGTGGTACAGGTCAAAAGCCGCGATAATCGCCCCTATGTGCTAGAAGATAAAGAGGCCGGCGCCCTCTATAAAGGGCCCCTCATTATTCTCGTAAATGCCTATTCTGCCTCGGCTTCCGAGATTATGGCGGCCGCTTTGCAGGACTATGGCCGCGCCATTATTGTCGGCACGAGCCCCTCTACTTTTGGTAAGGGAACTGTGCAGCGCTTTATGGATCTAGATGCGGTGGTGCCGCCTCGCTACAAAGATTTGGGCGCACTCGGTAGCCTCAAAATTACAATTCAAAAGTTCTATCGCATCAATGGCGGCTCTACCCAGCTCAAAGGGGTAGAACCCGATATCGTGCTGCCCGGTAGCTATAGCTACCTCAAAGTAGGCGAAAAAGACGAGGATTATCCCATGGCTTGGTCCGAAATTGATCCGGCCAATTATCATAAAAAGAAAATGAAGGCTTTGCCCAAATTGCAAAGCAAAAGCGCAAAACGCCAAGCAAAAAGCAAAACTTTCCAGTTGCTAGAAGAGCACGGAAAATGGCTGGAAAAACAACAAAGCGAAACCGTTTATCCGCTTCAGCTAGAAGATTACGAGGCCCATCAGGCCAAAACCGATAAGGAGGCCGAGCAGTATAAGGATATGATGCCCAAAATTGAGGACTTTTCTATCTATAACCTCAAGGCCGATAAGGAACAAATCGCTCTCGATAGCGTGAAGGCCAAAAGCTTTGAGAAATGGCATGCTGGCTTAGAAAAAGACGCTTACCTCGAAGAGGTCGCCTTTATCCTTAAGGATTATATGAAACTGAAAAAGTAA
- a CDS encoding OmpA family protein, with amino-acid sequence MKQLFCLLVFLGASLFAESWAQTNSCQTVELYLYAKDNSGLIADANIRFWRPADSLSYRLKTDSLGRCRACLPLAQKEYQVQIQHKIFSSQTFSLQLDGSDSTIYKKVGLDRLPGYLLELSITEFLQGRGDSLAAGEYSLEGVTIEIYNKTQYKQELRLVEHPHHEISFLMEQGNEYIFMLRKQGYYSKRMRANVNVNDCILCMEGFGELTPGVAESLTQDNSMGTLVSNVNLRPLAVGEKMKLDNIYYDYGSSQIRPESYATLDQLAEMMRDNPNVYMELSAHTDCRGSKAFNLELSQNRANNVVQYIQERLPNGADRVKAQGYGESKPLNSCVDGISCSEELHQQNRRTELLVLDVVDDEDYINRPLASIMQEELESEILAANNSSYFKEKDPSQQKAQQKPTIPGPIPPNYSGYKIELSRSQESPALDHPIFMAFSTVFLDIDEQGFISFMVGDYSSEEEVNKALDKFRSRFSKAKAVYYKLGIRQ; translated from the coding sequence ATGAAACAGCTATTTTGTCTGCTCGTTTTTTTGGGAGCCAGTCTTTTTGCTGAAAGTTGGGCCCAGACAAACTCTTGTCAAACGGTAGAACTCTATCTTTATGCCAAAGATAACAGCGGCTTGATTGCAGATGCAAATATTCGCTTTTGGCGGCCTGCCGATAGCCTGAGCTACCGCCTAAAAACGGATTCTCTGGGCCGTTGTCGGGCTTGTTTGCCCTTGGCCCAAAAGGAGTATCAGGTCCAAATTCAACACAAAATTTTTTCTAGCCAAACTTTTTCGCTCCAACTCGATGGTAGCGATAGTACGATCTATAAAAAAGTAGGCCTAGACCGTCTGCCTGGCTATTTGCTCGAGCTTAGTATTACCGAGTTTTTGCAGGGACGAGGCGATAGCCTAGCCGCTGGCGAATATAGCCTAGAGGGTGTCACAATCGAAATCTATAATAAAACGCAGTATAAGCAGGAGCTCCGCCTAGTAGAACACCCCCATCACGAAATTTCTTTTTTGATGGAGCAGGGCAATGAGTACATTTTTATGCTCCGCAAACAGGGCTATTATAGCAAGCGCATGCGGGCCAATGTGAATGTTAATGATTGCATTTTGTGCATGGAGGGCTTTGGAGAGCTTACGCCTGGGGTGGCCGAATCGCTCACGCAGGACAACAGCATGGGCACTTTGGTCAGCAATGTGAATTTGAGGCCCTTGGCTGTGGGCGAAAAAATGAAGTTGGACAATATTTACTATGATTATGGGAGCTCGCAAATTCGGCCCGAGAGCTATGCCACCCTCGACCAATTGGCCGAGATGATGCGCGACAACCCCAATGTTTATATGGAACTTTCGGCCCATACCGATTGCCGAGGGAGCAAGGCCTTTAATTTGGAGCTTTCGCAGAATCGAGCCAATAATGTGGTCCAATATATTCAAGAACGCCTCCCCAATGGGGCCGATCGGGTTAAGGCGCAGGGCTATGGCGAGTCTAAACCCCTCAATTCTTGTGTCGATGGCATTAGCTGTAGCGAGGAGTTGCACCAACAAAATAGACGAACCGAGCTGTTGGTCCTCGATGTGGTCGATGATGAGGATTATATCAACCGCCCGCTGGCCTCCATCATGCAAGAAGAGCTGGAGTCCGAGATTTTGGCCGCCAATAATAGCTCTTACTTTAAAGAAAAGGACCCCAGCCAGCAAAAAGCGCAACAAAAGCCCACGATTCCCGGCCCAATTCCCCCCAATTATAGTGGCTACAAAATTGAGCTGAGTCGCAGCCAAGAGAGTCCGGCCCTAGACCACCCTATTTTCATGGCCTTTTCAACTGTTTTTCTAGACATTGACGAGCAGGGATTTATCAGTTTTATGGTGGGCGACTACTCTTCTGAGGAGGAGGTCAATAAGGCCCTAGATAAGTTTCGTTCACGTTTTTCTAAGGCCAAGGCAGTTTATTATAAACTGGGAATTCGACAATAA